From the Kazachstania africana CBS 2517 chromosome 12, complete genome genome, the window attatatatagGAGTGAGAGCGTCTTTAATCTTCATTTGGAGCCTTAGTTTTGACAGACTTCCAGAACTTATCTAACTTTTCTACTGATTCTGACCGTGATCTTTTCCTGTCATGCACAACATCGCTTCGACTCTTGGAAACTCCGTCACCAATTAGAGCTAGTTtatcaacaaatttattttgcttATTGAGTTTTACTCTATCGGTTAACGAGATACTTCCTATCTTTGTGTGAGCTTGAAAAGAGCCAGTAAATGCCTTAATTTCATTCGGAAGACAAGTGATTATTAATCTGAATGTAATATCAAACCCTTTATAAATTTTGCTGCTTTCAAAAGCCTCTATCGATAGGAGAGAGTCGGTGATTAATCCAATGTTAAACGGAATCATTTTTAGTGCAGagatttcattattaagTAAGTTCTTACAATCTTGTACTTTCCTTAAATCAATTAACAATAACCCATGAATGTCCAAAATTAGGCATAGTGAGTCTGTAAGcatatacaattttttaaaggAAGATAACATCTCAAGTCCTCTGGCTAAAATCATGTCATCCCTTGACATTGTTTGATCCACTACCAAATTCTCTAGTGGCTCGATTTTCAGAAATGCGTCATCTTGGAATTTGGGCTTAAAGACATTTATCGTTAGGAAGCGATCAATGGCAATAatgttcatttttttgtaacGGTTTGTTAAAAATGAGGTAATTGTTCTTTCCCCTTCTTCCCATGGATATGATGGCCTCATTAGATCATCGTCCTCATCTTCGCTATTATAAGGCTCTACATCTGATTCACtaattgatgaagacgaaTGGTCGGCTGTGTCACTATCAGTAGGCGAGCTGAGTTCATCAATTTCCATGTCATTCTCATCATCATGGTTTGTAAGAATAGTAGGCTGTCTTTCTCTCGGAACCCCAATGTTTTCTCCCATATCAGAATTATTCAACTCCACTATTCTAAAGTCAGTAATAAATGTATTCTTTTTAACATTCTTTACGAAGACGTCCAGCGCGGATTTATGCAAGTTTGGTATGTCTATATTGTTATTGCGTCTCCGAAACATTTCTCTTCTCATGTCATTACTTCTAGAATATAAGTGGTCCCGTATACGATTTATAGAACTACTAGCGTACCTAAAATCATCTCTCTCTCCAGAACTAAAATCGAAATAGTCTAGTTCTTTGTCTTTCATGatcttgtaaataatgTCATCACTTGGATCCTTAACTTCAGCTTGGTTTTCTCTCCAAACGATTGTAgcattcaaatttccagTCCCATTATTTTCTACAATATCATTCCAAGAGGAGGAGCTGACACCTTCATAGCCGTAAACTGATTCGCAGACCATCCAGTATGCAAAAGATTCGAATCCGTTATCGAATGCTAATTTTTCCCATGGTATGAGTTCCTGCTGATATTTTTGCTGAGctttttgtttcaattgtaAAAAAGTCTCAAAATAATTCAGATATGTTAGTGATATTATCACTCGCCTAATCATTATGGGATTCCTTGGAGAGACAGTTAAAAAACTGAATTTGTCGAATGGATTAATATGGAATGCAGAAATATTTTGCTCTAAACAGATATAAATGGATGGTCTATAAATATGCTGTTTTTTGTACAAGCTAGTATAATACAATATGGTCCTCGGTACTGATGATTTTGGTGGATCGATTGGTGTCAGGTAATAGCAAATATGTTGCAATGATGATTGAGACCTTCCAGTAAATTGTGTCTGTTCAATGAATTCGCTATTTTCTCTTGTATTATACCGTTCATCGTCAAAATGTGCTCCAGTTCTTGAGTGCTTGAAAATGTTACTATACTTCCGTACAGTTTGGAAATTTTCTATTTGAATATAGTCTGATGGTACATTTAAAACGAAAATGTACACTTTACCACTACTCATACAACAGTATAATAGCCCATCTTTATATTCTAAACTAACTATAACAAAGTCAGGAAAGATTCCTGAACTATAATCTTCTGGCGTACAACGAAGAACGTAGTCTGCTTCCAGAGTTTCATGCTTAGaaattttgtatttatAGTCTTGAATGATCTCAATCAGCCCATTTGATTTAGCCACAAAAAAGTAGTCTGAATAATCCATGATGCCATCATTTGAAGTTGGTGGCGTGATTTCTCTTTCCCTTGGTTTTATATAACAAAAGGCTTGAACTGTGACATCAGTATCAGAATCGATAAAAATGTCCTTATTTCTGAGCTGGGAGGTTCGAATCACAGATAGCTTGTTATCTTCGGTATATGTGAGAAGTTTATAACCAGACCTTTGATTTTTGGTATTACAGGGAGTAGAAACCGCAAATTGTATGGAACCTGCCATagttaatgaaatttcaatgaatatattAGCTTTGTCTTCTCCCCAGGATAATAAATGTGAATATATAAGAAATTGCAGGtaataaatatttgtaaaAGCCGATCGATAGAGTCTATTTCATCTGTTGTAGTTCTCTTTCATTGCATAAATGAGAGAGttccacttttttttttccagaGTCTGATATTTGATGTCGGAATGCAACAAAGTTGACCTCACATAGTTAAGTTAAGCAGTGGTTATTCAGGATATATATGGAATCTAGTAGTGTGTGGTTCAATTTGTTAGAGTAGATGAGCAGTTGGAATGAGTCTGAAATATTAGTTGATAGGAAGTCGAAATTTCAAGGGCGATGTTGCAAGATATCAAGCCAAGAAGATATTCCGAAAATGCTGCAGAAGCTGGTCagtgaaaataaaagtGTGGCCAAGGCATCGCACATGCATATGTATGCTTGGAGAGTTGGACAATTGGCTGAATCTATGGAGAAATCCGGCTCAAAGGGTAAAAAGAAGAACGCTAAGTCAAGAGAAGGGAAAGAAGAGTCATCGACAGTTGTGGTAAAAAATCTACAGCAGGGTTGTATGGATGGTGGTGAAGCAGGTGCCGGTAGCCGTCTGTTAAATCTTCTTGAACGTGCAAATATAGTGAATGTATTAGTTATAGTGACGAGATGGTATGGCGGAACACCATTGGGATCAGCACGATTTAGACATATCTCTACCGTTGCAGTTCAAAGTCTGAAAAAGGCTAAAATTCTAGCATAATTAAGTACTTACAGGAATAAATAAACGAACAATTGcataaaaaattagatgTATTTGTAAGGGTTCATAATACCATTTGGATCGTAATGATGTTTCAAATccttcatcatctgaatTTCGATTGGACTTCTAGAGTATTTGAcgtaatttttcttctggaGCCCTAATCCATGTTCTGCACTTATTGAACCCTTTTTAGACTGGACGAATTCATAAACAAATGGTTCCAAAGCCTCTTCAATTTCCTTTGTATATTCGTTGACGGCAATATTTAAATGTAAATTACCGTCGCCGATGTGGCCATAACCCGTGGCACCGATTGCAGGTTTATTAGGGTCCTTGTCATTGGGGTTCTCACTCATTAGGCCTTTAGAAATGAGTCTTGCATTTGTAGCATCTACAAGTGAGTAAAGATCCTTTAATGGCAGCGATACATCATATTTGTAGACGCCACCTTGCGACAAGCAAGATTCTGGGACAGTTTCTCTCCACTTCCATAAGTTTTGTAATTCTGTTTCATCTTGAGCTATTGTACCATCAATAATtaaatcttcttccatGGCACCCTCCAAGAACGACTCCAATT encodes:
- the GID12 gene encoding Gid12p (similar to Saccharomyces cerevisiae YDL176W; ancestral locus Anc_7.283), whose protein sequence is MAGSIQFAVSTPCNTKNQRSGYKLLTYTEDNKLSVIRTSQLRNKDIFIDSDTDVTVQAFCYIKPREREITPPTSNDGIMDYSDYFFVAKSNGLIEIIQDYKYKISKHETLEADYVLRCTPEDYSSGIFPDFVIVSLEYKDGLLYCCMSSGKVYIFVLNVPSDYIQIENFQTVRKYSNIFKHSRTGAHFDDERYNTRENSEFIEQTQFTGRSQSSLQHICYYLTPIDPPKSSVPRTILYYTSLYKKQHIYRPSIYICLEQNISAFHINPFDKFSFLTVSPRNPIMIRRVIISLTYLNYFETFLQLKQKAQQKYQQELIPWEKLAFDNGFESFAYWMVCESVYGYEGVSSSSWNDIVENNGTGNLNATIVWRENQAEVKDPSDDIIYKIMKDKELDYFDFSSGERDDFRYASSSINRIRDHLYSRSNDMRREMFRRRNNNIDIPNLHKSALDVFVKNVKKNTFITDFRIVELNNSDMGENIGVPRERQPTILTNHDDENDMEIDELSSPTDSDTADHSSSSISESDVEPYNSEDEDDDLMRPSYPWEEGERTITSFLTNRYKKMNIIAIDRFLTINVFKPKFQDDAFLKIEPLENLVVDQTMSRDDMILARGLEMLSSFKKLYMLTDSLCLILDIHGLLLIDLRKVQDCKNLLNNEISALKMIPFNIGLITDSLLSIEAFESSKIYKGFDITFRLIITCLPNEIKAFTGSFQAHTKIGSISLTDRVKLNKQNKFVDKLALIGDGVSKSRSDVVHDRKRSRSESVEKLDKFWKSVKTKAPNED
- the KAFR0L01160 gene encoding uncharacterized protein (similar to Saccharomyces cerevisiae YDL177C; ancestral locus Anc_7.284); translation: MSSWNESEILVDRKSKFQGRCCKISSQEDIPKMLQKLVSENKSVAKASHMHMYAWRVGQLAESMEKSGSKGKKKNAKSREGKEESSTVVVKNLQQGCMDGGEAGAGSRLLNLLERANIVNVLVIVTRWYGGTPLGSARFRHISTVAVQSLKKAKILA